One window of Leptospira barantonii genomic DNA carries:
- a CDS encoding valine--pyruvate transaminase, with translation MQYSHFGRKFLKQTGIGQLMDDLGNPPPGACMLGGGNPALIPEVAQTWKEIVTEQIESGRMERILGSYESPSGVHELREIVASILTEESGTPIDEDQIAITNGSQNAFYFLLNFFSGHFENGQRKKILFPILPEYIGYTDQTLEPDSFLSFMPEIRETGDRSYKYFIASEKFDSVQNWKDEAGCICVSRPTNPTGNVITDDELEFLIERANNAGIPLLCDNAYGFPFPNVVFGKNSFIHKPGMIQGFSLSKLGLPGVRTGFVVGDKETIRMLQRANSVINLTSASQGQFIALDLFRSGRWKDLCEKVILPFYQRKSILVQETILKLWNPKIEYRIHQSEGAFFLWIWVKNLSLPVSELYPILKEAGVVIVPGKTFFPGADPTWSHPEECFRLSFVRDDKEIEEGILRIGRVLEKFSK, from the coding sequence ATGCAATATTCTCATTTTGGTCGGAAATTCTTAAAACAAACCGGAATCGGACAGCTGATGGACGATCTCGGAAATCCTCCTCCGGGAGCTTGCATGTTGGGCGGAGGAAATCCCGCGTTGATTCCCGAGGTCGCTCAAACTTGGAAAGAGATCGTAACGGAACAAATCGAATCGGGGAGAATGGAAAGAATTCTCGGCAGTTACGAATCTCCCTCCGGAGTTCATGAACTTCGCGAGATCGTAGCTTCGATTCTAACGGAAGAATCGGGAACTCCGATTGACGAGGATCAAATCGCGATCACAAACGGAAGTCAGAACGCGTTCTATTTCCTATTAAATTTTTTCTCCGGGCATTTCGAAAACGGACAAAGAAAGAAAATTCTTTTTCCCATTCTTCCCGAATACATCGGTTATACGGATCAAACGTTGGAACCGGATTCCTTCCTTTCTTTTATGCCTGAAATCCGGGAAACCGGAGATCGATCTTATAAATATTTTATCGCTTCGGAAAAGTTCGACTCCGTCCAAAACTGGAAGGACGAAGCGGGTTGTATCTGCGTTTCCCGACCTACGAATCCGACCGGGAACGTGATCACGGACGACGAACTCGAGTTTCTGATTGAAAGAGCGAATAACGCAGGAATCCCTTTGTTATGCGACAACGCTTACGGGTTTCCGTTTCCGAACGTGGTCTTCGGAAAAAATTCATTCATCCATAAACCGGGAATGATTCAAGGTTTCAGTCTTTCCAAACTGGGCCTTCCCGGAGTTCGCACGGGTTTTGTGGTCGGCGATAAGGAAACGATTCGGATGTTGCAAAGAGCGAATTCGGTTATCAATTTAACGAGCGCGAGTCAGGGACAGTTCATCGCGTTGGATCTTTTTCGTTCGGGAAGATGGAAAGACCTTTGTGAAAAAGTAATATTACCTTTTTATCAAAGGAAATCGATTTTGGTTCAGGAAACGATCTTAAAACTTTGGAATCCTAAGATTGAGTACAGAATTCATCAAAGTGAGGGAGCATTTTTTCTTTGGATCTGGGTTAAGAATTTATCTCTGCCCGTTTCAGAGCTTTATCCGATTCTAAAAGAAGCGGGAGTGGTTATCGTTCCCGGCAAAACATTTTTTCCGGGAGCCGATCCGACGTGGTCGCATCCGGAAGAATGTTTTCGATTGAGCTTTGTTCGTGACGATAAAGAGATCGAAGAGGGAATTTTAAGAATCGGTCGGGTATTGGAAAAATTCTCCAAATAA
- a CDS encoding adenylate/guanylate cyclase domain-containing protein — translation METNQNKVKAAEILDLAEFLKRFPWTEEWSKFKDPIETLWEFELDVKIETLWPWLIDTSSFNKRLGIPEMKFVEKEGKLFGRSKNAGILMEWEEVPWEWEYCKGLNNARIYSKGLARYVQTRYVLEKLPENKTKLIVYFGWIPRGILGRIILKVGMKQLYKSYQKSLADLLEDIETRKKNESILSLNKSLRNSSSARESIKLKQIKNNLLREGIEETLIDRVIDYILTEDENELYRIRIKKLASEWKIPLDNLLILFLHGCRQGLFTLSWDVICPHCRGVRSELFNLGDVPSQDSCDVCGIDFESTKLNTIEVTFHVHPSIREVQKRFFCAAEPATKTHIRFQRTVPPDSEYITNLLLNDGVFRLRVSGEKKYNLLELQPSSPETFQWSADQREQELSAKPMPTVQILNGEKSPRTFIIEERKEDSISLRPIELFNFQDFRDLFSEQAIASDLQLDIGVQTILFTDIVGSTRFYLTEGDNGAFKEVREHFVQAFRIIKEHKGAVVKTIGDAVMASFSNPLDSFLASIELQKTFQISPENRIQIRISIHSGQCLAVNLNSNIDYFGNTVNYASKLQGITEAGEIAFSETIFRDEEIRNHLKNNGMKVKKVPFKLPWSQEENPAYKLVMNPL, via the coding sequence ATGGAAACGAATCAGAACAAAGTCAAAGCCGCAGAAATATTAGACCTCGCCGAATTTTTAAAACGATTTCCTTGGACGGAAGAATGGAGCAAGTTTAAAGATCCCATAGAAACTCTTTGGGAATTCGAACTCGACGTAAAAATCGAAACCCTCTGGCCTTGGCTCATAGACACGTCTTCGTTTAACAAAAGACTCGGAATTCCCGAAATGAAGTTCGTGGAAAAAGAAGGAAAACTTTTCGGCCGTTCCAAAAACGCGGGAATTCTAATGGAATGGGAAGAAGTCCCTTGGGAATGGGAATACTGCAAAGGTTTAAACAACGCGAGAATCTACAGCAAGGGATTGGCACGATATGTTCAAACCAGATACGTTCTTGAAAAACTTCCCGAAAACAAAACGAAGCTGATCGTTTACTTCGGATGGATTCCGAGGGGAATTTTAGGGAGAATCATCCTCAAAGTCGGAATGAAACAGCTTTATAAAAGTTATCAAAAAAGTCTCGCCGATCTTTTGGAAGACATCGAAACGAGAAAGAAAAACGAATCCATTCTCAGTCTGAATAAAAGTTTAAGAAATTCTTCCTCGGCTCGAGAAAGCATTAAACTCAAACAGATCAAAAACAATCTGCTTCGCGAAGGAATCGAAGAAACGTTGATCGATCGAGTGATCGATTATATTCTTACGGAAGACGAAAACGAACTCTATCGAATTCGCATTAAAAAACTCGCATCCGAATGGAAAATCCCTCTCGATAATCTTTTGATTTTATTCTTACACGGTTGTAGACAAGGATTGTTTACGTTATCCTGGGACGTCATTTGTCCACATTGTAGGGGAGTAAGATCGGAACTTTTTAACTTAGGAGACGTGCCGTCACAGGATTCCTGCGACGTTTGTGGAATCGATTTCGAATCCACAAAATTGAACACGATCGAAGTCACCTTTCACGTGCATCCTTCCATTCGAGAAGTTCAAAAAAGATTTTTTTGCGCGGCTGAACCCGCAACCAAAACTCACATAAGATTTCAAAGAACGGTTCCTCCGGATTCGGAGTATATTACGAATTTATTATTGAATGACGGGGTATTTCGTCTTCGAGTTTCGGGAGAAAAAAAATACAATCTTCTCGAGCTCCAACCTTCTTCGCCAGAAACGTTTCAATGGTCCGCCGATCAAAGAGAACAGGAACTTTCCGCAAAACCGATGCCCACCGTTCAAATTCTCAACGGGGAAAAATCTCCCCGCACTTTCATCATCGAGGAAAGAAAGGAAGATTCGATCAGCCTAAGACCGATCGAACTTTTTAACTTTCAGGATTTCAGAGATCTATTCAGCGAACAAGCGATCGCTTCGGATCTACAATTGGACATCGGAGTTCAAACGATTCTTTTTACGGACATCGTAGGATCGACGAGATTCTATCTTACGGAAGGGGATAACGGAGCGTTCAAAGAAGTGCGGGAACATTTCGTTCAAGCGTTTCGAATCATCAAAGAACACAAAGGCGCGGTCGTAAAAACCATCGGAGACGCAGTGATGGCGTCCTTTTCAAATCCTTTGGATTCTTTTTTGGCGAGTATCGAGTTGCAGAAAACGTTTCAGATTTCGCCGGAAAACAGGATTCAGATTAGAATCAGCATTCACTCGGGTCAATGTCTTGCCGTAAACTTAAACAGCAATATAGATTATTTCGGAAACACGGTGAACTACGCCTCTAAACTTCAGGGAATTACCGAAGCTGGAGAAATCGCGTTTTCGGAAACGATCTTTCGAGACGAAGAAATCAGAAATCATCTCAAGAACAACGGAATGAAAGTCAAAAAGGTTCCTTTCAAACTCCCTTGGTCTCAAGAAGAAAATCCGGCTTACAAGCTGGTCATGAACCCTTTGTAA
- a CDS encoding DsbA family oxidoreductase: protein METKIAIYSDVVCPWCYIGKKRLEDAISLRKKSHPDDNIEIEWKPFQLNPDLAPEGEDRVLHMTRKFGSIDRVKMMVQRVADIAQAEGLPFSVEQAGHQPNTFLLHALIRKAKETGKDSALAESFFRNFFAEGKNLSDSKTILECLQEVGMSEEDLNSVKGDEVLLKTIYEEEMQGRQLGVSGVPFFVFNEKYAVSGAQESALFLQLFERLEEENANS from the coding sequence TTGGAAACTAAAATCGCAATCTACTCGGACGTAGTTTGTCCGTGGTGTTATATAGGAAAAAAAAGACTAGAGGATGCGATTTCACTTCGAAAAAAGTCCCACCCCGATGATAACATTGAAATCGAATGGAAACCTTTCCAACTGAATCCCGATCTTGCTCCTGAAGGAGAGGATAGAGTTCTTCACATGACTAGAAAATTCGGTTCTATCGATCGGGTGAAGATGATGGTTCAAAGAGTTGCCGATATCGCACAAGCGGAAGGACTTCCTTTTTCAGTCGAACAAGCCGGTCATCAGCCGAACACGTTCTTATTACATGCATTGATCCGCAAAGCCAAAGAAACCGGAAAGGATTCCGCGTTGGCAGAATCTTTTTTCAGAAATTTTTTCGCGGAAGGTAAGAATCTTTCCGACTCGAAAACAATATTAGAATGTTTGCAAGAAGTCGGAATGAGCGAAGAGGATCTGAATTCAGTAAAGGGCGACGAAGTACTTCTTAAAACGATCTACGAAGAGGAAATGCAAGGTCGTCAACTGGGAGTTTCAGGTGTTCCCTTTTTCGTTTTCAACGAAAAATACGCGGTTTCCGGCGCTCAGGAATCCGCGCTCTTCCTCCAACTATTCGAACGATTGGAAGAAGAAAACGCAAATTCCTAA
- the rsx gene encoding LIMLP_03685 family anti-sigma factor yields MKAKVDNIERFEDLLGRYLYGELDAEGKKELLQFVIKNEKARSMYQSSTRVNSVLSYALSDSAEKSESGRNGKILNFPNVIFKSRPLTSGLAVAAVLLIAGISFWLSYGTWSDTKLEQAFINSYGDCKIDGVASQPGANLLDRKLVSGNFSICEFQVEGTKSVAVRMLPGSEVSVTGNKKYSSLNVARGSVLVDSIQNETAGEGLLAILSPDVRAFLVGTKVVYSREVGELHSKLDLDVLDGKVEIETGPSIAFEKTANSLTEEEREFLKMNFPILFQSKKVQIVRGQSLSWKGIPESSLKKIRSLEKSIEEAKAKGEKLEESFVFALNSDVRKLGSESVVSMFSMDDDLNKKIKNMLPNQEKDLEEKFKSMVRFAPTDLKQVEKLKSLVAKLDNTALIQILKDKNQPDIERVIHFKDGSHVKGFVYQHESFYILLKNDGNLLFPIDAVDSIDFE; encoded by the coding sequence ATGAAAGCAAAAGTAGACAACATAGAACGTTTTGAAGATCTCTTAGGGAGATACCTATACGGTGAACTCGATGCCGAAGGTAAAAAAGAGCTTCTTCAATTTGTGATCAAAAACGAGAAAGCTCGTTCTATGTACCAATCCTCTACTCGGGTCAATTCGGTTTTGTCCTATGCACTTTCCGATTCCGCCGAAAAATCCGAATCCGGACGTAACGGAAAAATATTAAACTTTCCGAATGTTATTTTTAAATCCCGTCCCTTGACTTCCGGTCTCGCCGTAGCGGCCGTACTTTTAATCGCGGGAATTTCCTTCTGGTTGAGTTACGGAACCTGGTCCGATACGAAACTCGAACAAGCATTTATCAATTCTTACGGAGATTGTAAGATCGACGGCGTCGCTTCCCAACCTGGGGCGAATCTTCTCGATCGCAAATTGGTTTCCGGAAATTTTTCGATCTGCGAATTTCAAGTCGAAGGTACGAAGAGCGTCGCTGTTCGTATGTTACCCGGTTCTGAAGTTTCGGTTACCGGTAATAAAAAATATTCTTCCTTAAACGTGGCACGCGGTTCCGTACTTGTGGATTCGATTCAAAACGAAACCGCCGGAGAAGGGTTGCTTGCGATTCTTTCTCCCGATGTAAGAGCGTTCCTTGTCGGGACGAAGGTCGTATATTCCAGAGAAGTCGGAGAATTGCATTCTAAACTCGATCTGGACGTTTTGGATGGTAAGGTGGAAATTGAAACCGGTCCTTCTATCGCTTTTGAAAAAACTGCGAATTCATTAACGGAAGAGGAAAGAGAATTTCTGAAGATGAACTTTCCGATTCTTTTTCAAAGTAAAAAGGTTCAGATCGTTCGCGGACAATCCCTTTCTTGGAAGGGAATTCCGGAGTCGAGTTTGAAGAAGATTCGTTCTCTTGAAAAAAGCATCGAAGAAGCGAAAGCAAAGGGCGAAAAACTGGAAGAGAGTTTTGTCTTTGCGTTGAATTCCGATGTTCGTAAACTCGGAAGCGAAAGTGTGGTTTCCATGTTTTCGATGGACGACGATCTGAATAAAAAGATTAAGAACATGCTTCCGAATCAGGAAAAGGATTTGGAAGAGAAATTCAAATCCATGGTCCGTTTCGCTCCTACCGATCTCAAACAGGTCGAAAAATTAAAGTCTTTGGTCGCGAAACTCGACAACACCGCCTTAATTCAGATTTTAAAGGATAAAAACCAACCCGATATCGAAAGGGTGATTCATTTCAAAGACGGTTCTCATGTGAAAGGTTTCGTTTATCAACACGAGAGTTTTTATATTCTTTTGAAAAACGATGGAAACCTTCTTTTCCCGATCGACGCAGTTGATTCGATCGATTTCGAATAA
- a CDS encoding RNA polymerase sigma factor, translating into MVQSDSTDFSILYEENHRTVYHFLLKISGDPEVAEDLTQEAFLKAFTFFDKFDSKIASFSTWTCSIAKNLYFKHYNKQKKEFGNLSLGDLVTDIEVNPEIPENLEKAFLEKAIKDSIESLPEPEKSIILYKELERKTLKETAQALGISERTVSRRLISAVSLLRAQMEKKGHQF; encoded by the coding sequence ATGGTTCAATCCGATTCTACAGATTTTTCGATTTTATACGAGGAAAACCACCGAACCGTATATCACTTCCTTCTCAAAATTTCCGGTGATCCGGAGGTGGCCGAGGATCTTACTCAGGAAGCTTTCTTAAAAGCGTTTACTTTTTTCGACAAATTCGATTCTAAGATCGCTTCTTTCAGTACGTGGACTTGTTCTATAGCAAAAAATTTATACTTCAAGCATTATAATAAACAGAAAAAAGAGTTCGGGAACCTAAGTCTTGGCGATTTGGTCACTGATATAGAAGTAAATCCGGAAATTCCGGAAAATTTAGAGAAAGCTTTTTTAGAAAAAGCGATAAAAGATTCAATTGAGAGTCTTCCTGAGCCGGAAAAAAGTATAATATTATATAAGGAATTGGAAAGGAAAACTCTGAAAGAAACCGCGCAAGCTTTGGGAATTTCAGAAAGAACGGTAAGTAGAAGGTTGATTTCAGCCGTCTCTTTACTCAGAGCCCAAATGGAAAAAAAAGGACACCAATTCTAA
- a CDS encoding DUF433 domain-containing protein: MSNDKFTSIETIPGYLGGKPFIKGTGVRVLEILDLLLAGMSRKGILREYPAISNEDIDSAVSFLENKLDVARQNQYLKQKVS, translated from the coding sequence ATGAGTAACGACAAGTTTACTTCGATAGAAACAATCCCAGGTTATCTGGGCGGTAAACCCTTCATTAAGGGAACCGGAGTTCGGGTTTTGGAAATTTTAGATTTGTTATTGGCTGGAATGTCTAGAAAAGGAATTCTCAGGGAGTATCCCGCAATTTCGAACGAGGACATTGATTCTGCGGTTTCTTTTTTAGAAAATAAATTGGATGTCGCAAGACAGAATCAATATCTAAAACAAAAAGTCAGTTAA